A single window of Lysobacter oculi DNA harbors:
- a CDS encoding chemotaxis protein CheB, with protein MSTADARAVLLARPGEARDRLRTALEQAGIDVVLEADPLAAGPDEIAATGACNLVIAVDAEVEDALERFDPLLADPRYRILFEEAGVVNARDGWDVARWSRHLGAKLLGHGDVLPSGHEGDGDVADADGLDEAAAADAGVFDGVAPDESIVEGTTLPLSTEYTESASDMDLDDVALGGSSAFASIDAPDWSLDVDAGETGEAVSDAADAALPEPPTDAAMDWTRFQDFDAVSDLPAANAPQATEADYRAALAPLEESGLDHDAAYEQIHEEAAQFDRAAPTDRWQDFERPTAEDEAEPAKVAPEAPVAPSDWSLSDEPLSIATETAPASEDISPFNARIANFALVEEHVPGEGAIVLVGGIGGPDPLRQILQQLKPGLGVPVLVQQWLDGGQYDRLVRQMDRATDLPVQLATPGEALKPAHVYIVPVAVGLDRDANGEMMFTEAETRGFADLLSALPAASSGVFLLSGSGEEFVEPVLRFQQSGGRIYAQAAEGCYDHAVPALLISRGAEAQLPSVLASQLAARWQQQDSEE; from the coding sequence GTGAGCACGGCTGACGCCCGCGCGGTCTTGCTGGCGCGTCCCGGCGAAGCCCGGGACCGCCTGCGCACGGCGCTGGAGCAGGCCGGCATCGACGTGGTGCTGGAAGCCGATCCGCTGGCGGCCGGCCCCGACGAAATCGCCGCCACCGGCGCATGCAACCTGGTGATCGCGGTGGATGCGGAAGTCGAGGACGCGCTGGAGCGTTTCGACCCGCTGCTGGCCGACCCGCGCTACCGCATCCTGTTCGAGGAAGCGGGCGTGGTGAACGCACGCGATGGCTGGGATGTGGCGCGCTGGTCGCGGCATCTCGGCGCGAAATTGCTCGGCCATGGCGATGTGCTGCCGTCCGGCCACGAAGGTGATGGCGATGTCGCCGACGCCGATGGTTTGGATGAAGCGGCCGCTGCCGATGCCGGCGTGTTCGATGGCGTTGCGCCGGACGAATCCATCGTGGAGGGCACGACGCTTCCCCTCTCGACGGAATACACCGAAAGCGCATCGGACATGGATCTGGATGATGTCGCGCTGGGCGGCTCGTCGGCCTTCGCGTCGATCGATGCGCCGGACTGGTCGCTGGATGTCGACGCCGGTGAAACCGGCGAGGCCGTGTCCGATGCCGCCGACGCGGCACTGCCGGAACCGCCCACCGATGCCGCGATGGACTGGACCCGTTTCCAGGACTTCGATGCGGTGAGCGACTTGCCCGCCGCCAATGCGCCGCAGGCGACCGAAGCCGATTACCGCGCCGCACTCGCGCCGCTGGAAGAAAGCGGCCTCGACCACGACGCCGCCTACGAGCAGATCCATGAGGAAGCGGCGCAGTTCGACCGCGCCGCCCCCACCGATCGCTGGCAGGACTTCGAGCGCCCGACGGCCGAAGACGAAGCCGAGCCCGCGAAGGTCGCCCCCGAAGCGCCGGTGGCGCCGTCGGACTGGAGCCTGAGCGACGAGCCGCTCAGCATCGCCACCGAGACCGCGCCGGCCAGCGAAGACATCAGCCCTTTCAACGCACGCATCGCCAACTTCGCGCTGGTCGAAGAGCATGTGCCGGGGGAGGGCGCCATCGTCCTCGTCGGCGGCATCGGCGGCCCCGATCCGCTGCGCCAGATCCTGCAGCAGCTCAAGCCAGGCCTCGGCGTGCCGGTGCTGGTCCAGCAGTGGCTGGATGGCGGGCAGTACGACCGTCTGGTCCGCCAGATGGATCGCGCCACCGATCTGCCGGTGCAACTCGCCACGCCGGGCGAGGCACTCAAGCCTGCGCACGTCTACATCGTGCCGGTCGCGGTCGGACTTGATCGCGATGCGAATGGCGAAATGATGTTCACCGAGGCCGAGACGCGCGGGTTCGCCGACCTGCTGTCGGCATTGCCGGCGGCGTCGAGCGGCGTGTTCCTGCTCTCCGGTTCCGGCGAGGAATTCGTCGAGCCGGTGCTGCGCTTCCAGCAGTCGGGCGGGCGCATCTACGCCCAGGCCGCTGAGGGGTGCTACGACCACGCGGTGCCCGCGCTCCTGATCAGCCGTGGCGCCGAAGCGCAGCTTCCGTCCGTGCTCGCCTCCCAACTCGCTGCCCGATGGCAGCAGCAGGATTCCGAAGAATGA
- a CDS encoding chemotaxis protein CheW: MSDTQADLRGVLIQVTGGRLLLPNACIAEILSVADPEPIEGAPEWLRGRIRWRGWQVPLVAYSTLAGLGQHDPALRGQRVLVLKALAGDPRMPYFAVLTQGFPRLVTISDSSLVEDPEAPLGEAVASAVRFQDEEALVPDMDDIERRLQAALAA, translated from the coding sequence ATGAGCGACACCCAAGCCGACCTGCGCGGCGTGCTGATCCAGGTGACTGGCGGCCGCCTGCTGCTGCCCAACGCCTGCATCGCCGAAATCCTGTCGGTGGCCGACCCGGAGCCGATCGAAGGCGCGCCGGAATGGCTGCGCGGGCGCATCCGCTGGCGTGGCTGGCAGGTGCCGCTGGTGGCGTATTCCACGCTGGCCGGTCTCGGGCAGCATGACCCGGCGCTGCGCGGCCAGCGCGTGCTGGTGCTGAAGGCGCTGGCGGGCGATCCGCGCATGCCGTACTTCGCGGTGCTGACCCAGGGCTTCCCGCGCCTGGTGACGATTTCCGACAGCAGCCTGGTCGAGGATCCGGAAGCGCCGCTCGGCGAAGCCGTTGCCTCGGCCGTGCGTTTCCAGGACGAGGAAGCGCTGGTGCCGGACATGGACGACATCGAACGCCGCCTGCAGGCCGCGCTCGCGGCCTGA
- a CDS encoding 16S rRNA (uracil(1498)-N(3))-methyltransferase, producing MRLTRVHVDAPLGEGLVVTLSEHAGGHLVRVLRLREGDACALFNGDGRDYDARIRGIGKRGVEVEVLSATPVDNESPLAITLLQGIARGEKMDLILQKATELGVARIVPVHSERSEVKLEGARAEKRLAHWRGVVASACEQCGRATVPEVVPPLPLAKAIELASLAPLRLFLSPLAAHGIEALEPPADAAVAIAVGPEGGWAPRDLQILGDAGFDGLRLGPRILRTETAGLAAIAALQMRLGDLR from the coding sequence ATGCGTCTGACCCGAGTCCATGTCGATGCGCCGCTGGGCGAAGGCCTGGTGGTGACGCTGTCCGAACACGCCGGCGGCCACCTGGTGCGCGTGCTGCGCCTGCGCGAGGGCGATGCCTGCGCGTTGTTCAACGGCGACGGCCGCGATTACGACGCCCGCATCCGCGGCATCGGCAAGCGCGGCGTGGAAGTGGAGGTGCTGTCGGCGACACCCGTCGATAACGAATCCCCGCTGGCGATCACCCTGCTGCAGGGCATCGCGCGTGGCGAGAAGATGGACCTGATCCTGCAGAAGGCCACCGAGCTCGGCGTGGCGCGCATCGTGCCGGTGCACAGCGAACGCAGCGAAGTGAAGCTGGAAGGCGCCCGTGCCGAGAAACGGCTGGCGCACTGGCGCGGCGTGGTGGCCTCGGCTTGCGAGCAATGCGGGCGTGCCACAGTGCCTGAAGTCGTGCCACCGCTGCCGCTGGCGAAGGCGATAGAACTCGCGTCTCTCGCACCGCTGCGGCTGTTCCTGTCTCCGCTGGCGGCGCATGGCATCGAGGCGCTTGAACCGCCAGCCGATGCAGCCGTGGCGATCGCAGTCGGGCCCGAAGGCGGCTGGGCGCCGCGTGATCTGCAGATATTGGGCGATGCCGGCTTCGATGGCCTGCGACTCGGGCCGCGCATCCTGCGCACGGAAACCGCCGGCCTGGCCGCCATCGCGGCCCTGCAGATGCGGCTGGGCGACCTGCGCTAG
- the bioA gene encoding adenosylmethionine--8-amino-7-oxononanoate transaminase, translated as MQDDAHSTTILAEAALADAARWQARDLAVLWHPCTQMREHPDTLPLVPIAHGEGAWLTGMDGRRYLDAVASWWTNIHGHAEPRIAEAIARQARSLEQVILAGFSHAPAIELAEKLLAIAPREPGRAPLAKVFYADNGSAAVEVALKMAFHWFRNAGEPRRTRFVALENGYHGETLGALSVGDIPLYRRTYAPLLSECIFAPTPDAYLAQGDEDAEACALRAADGLATIFDRYPGEICAVIIEPLLQCAGGMRMHHPAYLRRVRQLCDAHGAFMIADEIATGFGRTCTLFACEQAGIQPDFMCLSKGLTGGFLPLAAVLTTQSVYEGFLDDSRERAFLHSHSYTGNPLACAAALASLGIFDSDDVIARNRASSDTMRRHAAGIARLPQVADSRQLGMVCAFELTRDGDKATPFDPASRIGLRAYRAALARGVILRPLGDILYWMPPYCVDHADLDLLAEVTAAAIEEATACV; from the coding sequence ATGCAGGACGATGCTCATTCGACAACGATTCTAGCCGAGGCGGCGCTGGCCGATGCCGCCCGCTGGCAGGCCCGCGACCTGGCCGTGCTCTGGCACCCGTGCACGCAGATGCGCGAACACCCGGACACGCTGCCGCTGGTGCCGATCGCGCATGGCGAGGGTGCGTGGCTGACCGGCATGGACGGCCGCCGCTATCTGGACGCCGTCGCCAGCTGGTGGACCAACATCCACGGCCACGCCGAGCCGCGCATCGCCGAGGCCATCGCCCGGCAGGCGCGTTCGCTGGAGCAGGTGATCCTGGCGGGCTTCTCGCACGCGCCGGCCATCGAGCTGGCCGAGAAGCTGCTCGCCATCGCCCCGCGCGAACCGGGCCGTGCGCCGCTGGCCAAGGTGTTCTATGCCGACAACGGTTCGGCCGCCGTGGAAGTGGCGCTGAAGATGGCCTTCCACTGGTTCCGCAATGCCGGCGAGCCGCGCCGCACGCGCTTCGTCGCGCTGGAGAACGGCTACCACGGCGAGACACTCGGCGCGCTCTCGGTCGGCGACATCCCGCTCTATCGCCGCACCTACGCGCCGCTGCTGTCGGAATGCATCTTCGCGCCCACGCCCGACGCCTACCTGGCGCAGGGGGATGAGGATGCCGAAGCCTGCGCGCTGCGTGCCGCCGACGGCCTGGCGACGATCTTCGACCGCTATCCCGGCGAGATCTGCGCGGTCATCATCGAGCCGCTGCTGCAGTGCGCGGGCGGGATGCGGATGCACCACCCCGCCTATCTCCGGCGTGTGCGCCAGCTCTGCGATGCGCACGGCGCCTTCATGATCGCCGACGAGATCGCCACCGGCTTCGGCCGCACCTGCACGCTGTTCGCCTGCGAGCAGGCCGGCATCCAGCCTGATTTCATGTGCCTGTCGAAGGGACTGACCGGCGGCTTCCTGCCGCTGGCGGCGGTGCTGACCACGCAATCGGTATACGAGGGCTTCCTCGACGACTCGCGCGAGCGCGCCTTCCTGCATTCGCACAGCTATACCGGCAACCCGCTGGCCTGCGCGGCGGCATTGGCCTCGCTCGGCATCTTCGACAGCGACGACGTCATCGCCCGCAACCGCGCCAGCTCGGACACGATGCGCCGGCACGCCGCCGGCATCGCCCGCCTGCCGCAGGTCGCCGACAGCCGCCAGCTCGGCATGGTCTGCGCCTTCGAACTGACGCGCGACGGCGACAAGGCCACGCCGTTCGATCCGGCATCACGCATCGGCCTGCGCGCCTATCGCGCGGCGCTGGCTCGCGGCGTCATCCTGCGCCCGCTCGGCGACATCCTTTACTGGATGCCGCCGTACTGCGTGGACCACGCCGACCTCGACCTGCTGGCCGAAGTCACCGCCGCCGCCATCGAGGAAGCCACCGCATGCGTCTGA
- the nudE gene encoding ADP compounds hydrolase NudE: MSRVPPTIHGVTRHDEGGGRIVEELDLEFSNGERRRYRRLLGMGPGAVIVVAMPDPEHVLLVREYAAGVERYELGPVKGAIDPGETPEAAANRELMEEAGFGARDVRVLRSLAMSPSYMTHHADVVLARDLYEQRLPGDEPEPLEVVRWPLAKLGELVERDEISDGRAIAALFIAREWLAVHG; encoded by the coding sequence GTGAGCCGCGTGCCGCCGACCATCCACGGCGTGACCCGCCACGACGAAGGCGGCGGCCGCATCGTCGAGGAACTGGATCTCGAATTCTCCAACGGCGAGCGCCGCCGCTACCGGCGCCTGCTCGGCATGGGACCGGGCGCGGTGATCGTGGTGGCGATGCCGGACCCCGAGCACGTGCTGCTGGTGCGCGAATACGCCGCCGGCGTGGAGCGTTACGAGCTGGGGCCGGTGAAGGGCGCGATCGACCCCGGCGAGACCCCGGAAGCCGCCGCCAACCGCGAATTGATGGAGGAAGCCGGCTTCGGCGCGCGCGACGTCCGCGTGCTGCGTTCGCTGGCGATGTCGCCGTCCTACATGACCCATCACGCCGATGTCGTGCTGGCCCGCGACCTCTACGAACAGCGCCTGCCCGGCGATGAGCCCGAGCCGCTGGAAGTCGTGCGCTGGCCGCTGGCGAAGCTGGGTGAGCTGGTCGAGCGCGACGAGATTTCCGATGGCCGCGCCATCGCCGCGCTGTTCATCGCGCGGGAATGGCTGGCGGTGCACGGGTGA
- the cysQ gene encoding 3'(2'),5'-bisphosphate nucleotidase CysQ produces MAGGARVRVPVEVREGVIAIAEAAAAAIMAVYARDFEVARKADASPLTEADLAAHHCIVAGLAALTPDIPVLSEESPAAAFEARRGWSRFWLVDPLDGTREFVKKNGEFSVNIALIEDGVAKFGVIQQPVTGTLWHGTPGQGAFRRDGDAEAAIHTRTPATAPLRIAASRSHRDERTDAVLARFPDAEIVGLGSSLKFCRLAEGGLDLYPRFGRTSEWDTAAGQAIVEAAGGVLIDPRGRPLRYNQRDTLLNGDFLACGDPALAGGWVR; encoded by the coding sequence ATGGCTGGCGGTGCACGGGTGAGGGTGCCGGTCGAGGTGCGCGAAGGCGTCATCGCCATCGCCGAGGCCGCCGCCGCCGCGATCATGGCGGTCTATGCGCGGGATTTCGAGGTGGCGCGCAAGGCCGATGCCTCGCCGCTGACCGAAGCCGACCTCGCCGCCCACCATTGCATCGTGGCCGGGCTGGCCGCGCTGACGCCGGATATCCCGGTGCTGTCGGAGGAATCGCCGGCCGCCGCCTTCGAGGCACGTCGCGGCTGGTCGCGTTTCTGGCTGGTCGATCCGCTCGACGGCACCCGCGAATTCGTCAAGAAGAACGGCGAGTTCAGCGTCAACATCGCGCTGATCGAAGACGGCGTGGCGAAGTTCGGCGTCATCCAGCAACCGGTGACCGGGACGCTCTGGCACGGCACGCCGGGGCAGGGCGCATTCCGCCGCGATGGCGATGCCGAAGCCGCCATCCACACCCGCACACCCGCCACCGCGCCGTTGCGCATCGCCGCCAGCCGCTCGCATCGCGATGAACGCACCGACGCGGTGCTGGCGCGCTTCCCCGACGCGGAAATCGTCGGGCTGGGTTCGTCGCTCAAGTTCTGCCGGCTGGCCGAAGGCGGCCTGGACCTGTACCCGCGCTTCGGCCGCACCAGCGAATGGGACACCGCCGCCGGGCAGGCGATTGTCGAAGCGGCGGGCGGCGTCTTGATCGACCCGCGTGGCCGGCCGTTACGCTACAACCAGCGCGACACGCTGCTCAATGGCGACTTTTTGGCCTGCGGCGATCCGGCGCTGGCCGGGGGTTGGGTGCGATGA
- the mazG gene encoding nucleoside triphosphate pyrophosphohydrolase encodes MSAPRRDIDDLLRIMAALRDPRGGCPWDLQQDFSTIAPYTIEEAYEVADAIDRGDLDDLKDELGDLLLQVVFHAQMAREQGAFGFEDVTEAICDKMTRRHPHVFAGASVEDAEAQTAAWELQKKAERAAKDPDDASALAGIARGLPEWQRAVKLQSRAARTGFDWPDHRPVFAKLREELDELEAEFEAASTHPGDAEVRVRLAEELGDVLFVAANLARHAKVDPGAALRAANHKFERRFRAMEALADDGGVAFDALDLDAQEALWRQVKAGE; translated from the coding sequence ATGAGCGCGCCCCGGCGCGACATCGACGACCTGCTGCGGATCATGGCCGCGCTGCGCGACCCGCGGGGCGGTTGCCCGTGGGACCTGCAGCAGGATTTCTCGACCATCGCGCCGTACACCATCGAGGAAGCCTACGAGGTGGCCGATGCGATCGACCGCGGCGACCTGGACGACCTGAAGGACGAACTCGGCGATCTGCTGCTGCAGGTGGTCTTCCACGCGCAGATGGCGCGCGAGCAGGGCGCGTTCGGGTTTGAGGATGTCACGGAGGCGATTTGCGACAAGATGACGCGGCGTCACCCGCACGTCTTCGCCGGCGCGAGTGTCGAGGATGCCGAGGCGCAGACCGCCGCGTGGGAACTGCAGAAGAAGGCGGAACGCGCGGCGAAGGACCCGGACGATGCGTCCGCGCTGGCCGGCATCGCGCGCGGCCTGCCGGAGTGGCAGCGTGCGGTGAAGCTGCAATCTCGTGCGGCGCGTACCGGCTTCGACTGGCCGGACCATCGCCCGGTCTTCGCCAAACTGCGCGAGGAACTGGACGAATTGGAAGCGGAGTTCGAAGCCGCCTCCACCCACCCCGGCGATGCCGAAGTCCGCGTGCGGCTGGCCGAAGAACTGGGCGATGTGCTGTTCGTCGCCGCCAATCTTGCGCGGCATGCCAAGGTCGATCCGGGCGCGGCACTGCGCGCGGCCAACCACAAGTTCGAGCGCCGTTTCCGCGCGATGGAGGCTTTGGCGGACGACGGGGGCGTTGCTTTCGACGCGCTCGACCTCGACGCCCAGGAAGCGCTCTGGCGGCAGGTGAAGGCCGGCGAATAA
- a CDS encoding response regulator transcription factor: protein MRNNQEPSGLVLIIEDNRNISEMVGEYLESKGFEVDYAADGLDGYRLAAENTYDVIILDLMLPRLDGLEVCRRLREEARKSTPILMLTARDTLDEKLTGLSSGADDYLTKPFAIQELEARLRVLIRRERRQVGSEVLKVGDLVLDPASLRATRGGTELLLSPIGLKLLTILMRESPRVVSRQEIEREIWGNSLPDSDTLRSHLYNLRKVIDKPFEKQLLHTVQSAGYRIADIEQPPA from the coding sequence ATGCGCAACAACCAGGAACCATCCGGCCTCGTTCTGATCATCGAGGACAACCGCAACATCTCCGAAATGGTCGGCGAATACCTCGAGAGCAAGGGCTTCGAGGTGGACTACGCCGCCGACGGCCTGGACGGCTACCGTCTGGCCGCCGAGAACACCTACGACGTCATCATCCTCGACCTCATGCTGCCGAGGCTCGACGGCCTGGAAGTCTGCCGCCGCCTGCGCGAGGAAGCGCGCAAGTCCACGCCGATCCTGATGCTGACCGCGCGCGACACGCTCGACGAAAAGCTCACCGGCCTGTCGTCCGGCGCCGACGACTACCTGACCAAGCCGTTCGCGATCCAGGAACTCGAAGCGCGCCTGCGCGTGCTGATCCGCCGCGAGCGCCGCCAGGTGGGTTCGGAAGTTTTGAAGGTGGGCGACCTGGTGCTGGACCCGGCCAGCCTGCGCGCCACCCGGGGTGGCACCGAACTGCTGCTGTCGCCGATCGGCCTGAAGCTGCTGACCATCCTGATGCGCGAATCGCCGCGCGTGGTCAGCCGCCAGGAGATCGAGCGCGAGATCTGGGGCAACAGCCTGCCCGACTCCGACACCCTGCGCAGCCACCTGTACAACCTGCGCAAGGTGATCGACAAGCCGTTCGAAAAGCAGCTGCTGCATACGGTGCAGAGCGCGGGCTACCGCATCGCGGACATCGAACAGCCGCCCGCCTGA
- a CDS encoding sensor histidine kinase → MAPSESLSRKIRWIFILQGVAASVLVMLGTLYGSLLLRDVLLKQRLMTEVQRSWELIEQSPDTPLPRNATFESYFVPAGEMPDHVPPNLRPLTSGLHRSSTDTRRISYVSERADGTLYLSMSPGTTDRIVKWISVLAVAMSVLGIAFISWLGYRRCKRIVAPVSQLTDRVLAWDPRSPQPPQFDLGGPGGENTYEVAHLGDALASMSRRVEEYVDRERNFTRDASHELRTPVTVVRMAGDLLESETLSVRGERSLRRIRQATQDMESLIDAFLVLARHPDIPVDSEDVQVQDVVHEEAASAGKWLEGKDVTLRVMVNADPQVHAPPRVLGIIVSQLLRNACNFTTQGQVDMAIERDRVEIRDTGIGMDEDTIAHAFDPFWRADISDYTAKGMGLTIAQRLAERFGWSIALHSEPGRGTLAVLKFA, encoded by the coding sequence ATGGCGCCGTCGGAAAGCCTCTCCCGCAAGATCCGCTGGATTTTCATCCTGCAGGGCGTGGCTGCCTCGGTGCTGGTCATGCTCGGCACGTTGTACGGCAGCCTGCTGCTGCGCGACGTGCTGCTGAAGCAGCGCCTGATGACCGAAGTGCAGCGTTCGTGGGAGCTGATCGAGCAGTCGCCTGATACGCCACTGCCGCGCAATGCCACGTTCGAAAGCTATTTCGTGCCGGCGGGGGAGATGCCGGACCACGTGCCGCCCAACCTGCGGCCGCTGACCTCGGGCCTGCACCGGAGCAGCACGGACACGCGGCGGATTTCGTATGTCAGCGAGCGCGCCGACGGCACGCTGTACCTGAGCATGTCGCCCGGCACCACCGACCGCATCGTGAAATGGATTTCGGTGCTGGCGGTGGCGATGTCGGTGCTGGGCATCGCCTTCATCAGCTGGCTGGGCTACCGGCGCTGCAAGCGGATCGTGGCGCCGGTGTCGCAGCTCACCGACCGGGTGCTGGCCTGGGATCCGCGCAGCCCGCAGCCGCCGCAATTCGATCTGGGTGGGCCGGGTGGTGAAAACACCTACGAGGTCGCGCATCTCGGCGATGCGCTGGCCAGCATGTCGCGCCGCGTCGAGGAGTACGTGGACCGCGAACGCAACTTCACCCGCGATGCCAGCCACGAGCTGCGCACGCCGGTGACCGTGGTGCGCATGGCCGGCGACCTGCTGGAATCGGAAACGCTCAGTGTGCGCGGCGAGCGTTCGCTGCGCCGGATCCGGCAGGCGACGCAGGACATGGAGTCGCTCATCGACGCCTTCCTGGTGCTGGCACGGCATCCCGACATCCCGGTGGATTCCGAGGATGTGCAGGTGCAGGACGTCGTCCACGAAGAGGCCGCCAGCGCCGGCAAATGGCTGGAAGGCAAGGACGTCACCCTGCGCGTCATGGTCAATGCCGACCCGCAGGTGCATGCGCCGCCGCGGGTGCTCGGCATCATCGTGTCGCAACTGCTGCGCAACGCCTGCAACTTCACCACCCAGGGGCAGGTGGACATGGCGATCGAGCGGGACCGCGTGGAGATCCGCGATACCGGCATCGGCATGGACGAAGACACCATCGCCCATGCGTTCGACCCGTTCTGGCGCGCCGACATCTCCGACTACACCGCCAAGGGCATGGGCCTGACCATCGCGCAACGGCTGGCCGAGCGCTTCGGCTGGTCCATCGCGCTGCACAGCGAGCCGGGACGCGGCACGCTGGCCGTGCTCAAATTCGCCTGA
- a CDS encoding efflux RND transporter periplasmic adaptor subunit, with protein sequence MSSKARSNARSRRRPWLWPALIALAALIALGVWWTKRDAASEAGGYRTTQIGRGDIRVAISATGTLSAISTVTVGSQVSGQVTEVMVDFNSPVKKGDVLARIDPSTYEAQIAQGSAQIASANAQLAQAEAALRNTSADYARKASLGRQQLVAKGDVDAARAAMQQAQAQVGVARAQIRQQTASTQTTRLNLGRTVIRSPVDGVVLTRTIEPGQTVAASLQAPELFKIAEDLSKMKIELAVDESDIGQVKAGQAVSFSADAFPDRQFKGVVEQVRLSATTSNNVVTYPVVVTVDNSDGTLLPGLTVNAEIEVSKRANVLKVGNAALRYKPSDEEMKAMMAASGDGGGAGGGQRGGIGDDLPGIAAKLKLSSTQQAAFDASLEAMKARQAERMQAARSAASQQQGNRVMGGGGGGGMRVITMGGGGDAAMQAQMRSRMRDRFQQQFGEFRATLDDAQRGQWDSAIDALLNARRAPLYLLVDGKPKMVMVRLGASDGTDTEVAGNVKEGDEAITGARSASASSGASASAPAARP encoded by the coding sequence ATGTCGTCGAAAGCCCGCAGCAACGCCCGTTCCCGCCGTCGTCCCTGGTTGTGGCCCGCCCTGATCGCCCTGGCCGCCCTCATCGCCCTTGGGGTGTGGTGGACGAAGCGCGATGCGGCGTCTGAAGCCGGCGGCTATCGCACCACGCAGATCGGGCGCGGTGACATCCGCGTGGCGATTTCGGCGACCGGCACGCTCTCGGCCATCTCCACCGTCACGGTGGGCAGCCAGGTCTCCGGCCAAGTCACCGAAGTGATGGTCGATTTCAACAGCCCGGTGAAGAAGGGCGACGTGCTGGCGCGCATCGACCCCAGCACCTACGAGGCGCAGATCGCGCAGGGTTCCGCGCAGATCGCCAGCGCCAACGCGCAGCTGGCCCAGGCCGAGGCCGCACTTCGCAATACCAGCGCCGACTACGCGCGCAAGGCTTCGCTGGGGCGGCAGCAACTGGTGGCCAAGGGGGATGTCGATGCCGCACGCGCCGCCATGCAGCAGGCGCAGGCGCAGGTGGGCGTGGCGCGCGCGCAGATCCGCCAGCAGACCGCATCGACCCAGACCACCCGCCTCAACCTGGGCCGCACGGTGATCCGTTCGCCCGTGGACGGCGTGGTGCTGACGCGCACCATCGAGCCCGGCCAGACCGTGGCCGCCAGCCTGCAGGCGCCGGAGCTGTTCAAGATCGCCGAAGACCTGTCGAAGATGAAGATCGAGCTGGCGGTGGACGAATCCGACATCGGCCAGGTCAAGGCCGGCCAGGCGGTGAGTTTCAGCGCCGACGCCTTCCCCGACCGCCAGTTCAAGGGTGTCGTGGAGCAGGTGCGGCTGTCGGCGACGACCTCCAACAACGTGGTCACCTATCCGGTGGTGGTGACGGTGGACAACAGCGACGGCACCCTGCTGCCGGGCCTGACCGTCAACGCCGAGATCGAGGTGAGCAAGCGCGCCAACGTGCTGAAGGTGGGCAACGCGGCGCTGCGCTACAAGCCTTCGGATGAGGAGATGAAGGCGATGATGGCGGCGTCCGGCGATGGCGGCGGTGCGGGCGGTGGCCAGCGTGGCGGCATCGGCGACGACCTGCCGGGCATCGCGGCCAAGCTCAAGCTGTCGTCCACCCAGCAGGCCGCATTCGATGCGTCGTTGGAGGCGATGAAGGCGCGTCAGGCCGAACGCATGCAGGCGGCGCGCAGCGCGGCCAGCCAGCAGCAGGGCAACCGCGTGATGGGCGGAGGTGGCGGCGGTGGCATGCGCGTGATCACGATGGGCGGCGGTGGTGATGCCGCGATGCAGGCGCAGATGCGCAGCCGCATGCGCGACCGCTTCCAGCAGCAGTTCGGCGAATTCCGCGCCACGCTCGATGACGCCCAGCGCGGCCAGTGGGATTCGGCCATCGACGCGCTGCTCAATGCACGCCGCGCGCCGCTCTACCTGCTGGTCGACGGCAAGCCGAAGATGGTGATGGTGCGGCTAGGTGCCTCGGACGGCACCGATACCGAAGTCGCCGGCAACGTGAAGGAAGGCGACGAGGCCATCACCGGCGCACGGTCGGCATCGGCTTCGTCGGGTGCTTCGGCTTCCGCGCCGGCGGCCCGGCCCTGA
- a CDS encoding ABC transporter ATP-binding protein, which yields METVQPIAPPVIETRGLRKVYAEGSEAEVIALQGVDLVIRRGDFVAIMGPSGSGKSTLMNLIGCLDTPSDGVYECDGVDVATLDAEELATLRREKIGFVFQGFHLLPRMSALDNVAMPLGYARVPPAERRERAQAALASVGLGERSQHKPNELSGGQQQRVAIARALINQPPILLADEPTGALDSKTGEEILALFKQLRDDGHTVVLITHDAEVAEHADRIFVMRDGELHEEVRA from the coding sequence GTGGAGACGGTCCAGCCCATCGCGCCACCGGTCATCGAGACCCGCGGCCTGCGCAAGGTCTATGCCGAAGGCAGCGAGGCCGAGGTCATCGCGCTGCAGGGCGTGGACCTGGTGATCCGCCGTGGCGATTTCGTCGCGATCATGGGGCCGTCGGGTTCCGGCAAATCGACGCTGATGAACCTGATCGGCTGCCTCGACACGCCGAGTGATGGCGTCTACGAATGCGATGGCGTGGATGTCGCCACCCTCGACGCGGAAGAACTCGCCACGCTCCGGCGCGAGAAGATCGGCTTCGTGTTCCAGGGCTTCCACCTGCTGCCGCGGATGAGCGCGCTCGACAACGTGGCGATGCCGCTCGGCTACGCCCGCGTGCCGCCCGCCGAACGCCGCGAACGCGCGCAGGCCGCGCTGGCATCGGTGGGGCTGGGCGAACGCAGCCAGCACAAGCCCAATGAACTCTCGGGTGGCCAGCAGCAGCGCGTGGCGATTGCCCGCGCACTGATCAACCAGCCGCCGATCCTGCTGGCCGACGAGCCCACCGGCGCGCTCGACAGCAAGACCGGCGAGGAAATCCTGGCGCTGTTCAAGCAGTTGCGCGACGACGGCCACACCGTGGTGCTGATCACCCACGACGCCGAAGTCGCCGAGCACGCCGACCGCATCTTCGTGATGCGCGACGGCGAGCTGCACGAGGAGGTGCGCGCATGA